The Leptospira kirschneri serovar Cynopteri str. 3522 CT genomic sequence TTAAAATGAGTTTAGCGACTGTTTATAATACCTTAAACATTTTAGTTTCCGCCGGATTGTTGAGGGAATTTAAATTTTCCTGTTTGGGAAAATCTGTCTATGACAGCAATATCATAGATCATTATCATTTCTTTGATGAGAAAAGCGGAAAGTTTCACGATATAGATCCGTCCTTACTTTCTCTCAATTCCAAACTTCCACCCGAATTTCTGGTTAATAAAACAGATATATTACTTACCGGAAACCTAGTTATAGAAAACTAGCTAGAGATTGATCGCTTTACCAAGTGAAGCTCCAAAAGATTCCATTACGGTTTCTGAAAGTGTTGGATGAGCAAAGATCGTAGATGTAATTTCTTTTGCAGTCAGCTCCTGAGTGATTCCCAGAGAAACTGCAGGTAAAAGTTCCGTCACACCAGGACCAATGAAATGGGCCCCTAAAATTTCCCCTGAGCTTTTATCTACAATTACCTTTGTAAAACCTTCAGTATCTCCCATGGCCTTGGCTCTGCCGCTGGCAACGAATGGAAACTTACCTACACTGATCGTATAACCCATGTCAGTCGCTTTTTTTTCGGTAAATCCTATGGAGGCAACTTCCGGATGACAATACGTACAACCCGGAATTGCATTGTAGTCGATCGGAATATAACTGAGATGGTGGGCATTTCCGGAATGAATTGAAATCGCTTCTGCCGCTTTGATCCCTTCCATAGAAGCAACGTGCGCAAGAAGAGGAGGACCGTTACAATCTCCGATTGCGTAGATAT encodes the following:
- the perRB gene encoding peroxide-responsive transcriptional repressor PerRB — translated: MESLFAKKICLTPMEIEQRLKSVSIQPTIQRISICQYVLCEADHPTAEVVKEWVDSRSFKMSLATVYNTLNILVSAGLLREFKFSCLGKSVYDSNIIDHYHFFDEKSGKFHDIDPSLLSLNSKLPPEFLVNKTDILLTGNLVIEN